The Cellulomonas sp. S1-8 genomic sequence TTCAGGGCCGAGTACCCCGCGAGCAGGTCGAGGTACCGCCGGCCCTCGGTGTCGGTGACCCAGGAGCCCTCACCCGTCGCGAGCGTGACGGGCAGCGGGTGGTAGTTGGGGGCCAGCGCGGAGGCCTCGACGAGGGTGCGCACGGCTCAGACCCGGATCTCGAGCGTGCAGCACTTGGCGCCGCCGCCGCCCTTGAGCAGCTCGGACGTGTCGACGGGCAGGGGCGTGAACCCGCGATCGCGCAGCGCGTCGGCGAGGTGCACGGCTCGGGGTGCGACGACGACGTGCTGCCCGTCGGACACGGCGTTGAGGCCGAGCGCGGCCGCGTCGTCGTCGTCCGCGAGGATCGCGTCGGGGAAGAGCTGGGCGAGCACGCAGCGCGACCCGGGGGAGAACGCCGGCGGGTAGTACGCGATCTGCGGCGCCGCCGCGTCCGACGACAGCACGGCCAGCGCGGTGTCGAGGTGGTAGTACCGCGGGTCGACGAGCTCGAGGGAGATCACGGGACGACCGAACAGCTCCTGCGCCTCGGCGTGCGCGCTGCGCTCGGTGCGGAAGCCCGTGCCCGCCAGCACCAGGTCGCCGACGACGAGCATGTCGCCCTCGCCCTCGTTGGTCGACGCCGCCGTGTGCGTGACGTAGCCCCGGTCCGCGAACCACTTCTGGTAGGCGGGACCCTCGGCCTGCCGCTGCGGGTACCGGAACCGCGCCGAGTAGACCATGCCGCCGACGACGGTCGCGCCGTTGGCCGCGTACACCATGTCCGGCAGGCCCGGGACGGGCTCGATGGTGTCGACCGTGTGCCCCAGGTCCAGGTAGGTGTCGCGCAGCGTGCGCCACTGCTGCACGGCCAGCCCCGTGTCGGTGGCGCGCGTCGGGTCCATCCACGGGTTGATCTCGTAGGACACCGTGAAGTGGGTCGGCTCGCACATCAGGTAGTGCCGGGGGGTGGCGCCGGGGGCGTGAGTGGTCATGAGGCTCCTCGCGGGGGGACGGGGCTGCGGGGTCGGCGCCGGGGGGACGGCTCGTGACGAGCGTACGATCGGGTCGGCTGAACAGGGCGTAGGCCACGTTGCGCGCCCATGCGCGATCCATTGCGTGGTCGAGGATCTGGCAAGCGATCTGTTGTGCCGTCACCTACCGGAAACATGGATCGATGTCGCCGGAAACCGGGATCAGTCGCTCGGGCGCTCCGCCGACGTCAGGTCCCGCGCAGCCCGCCGCAGCACCACGCGCAGCATCGCCCCCAGCAGGGGCGCCGTCACGCGGGCGGTGAGCTCCCGGGGCAGCGGTCCCGCCAGCGGCACGTGCTCGGTCCACGTCACGCGGCACGTCGACGGGCCCGTCGGGACGACGACGACGGTCGCCTCGCCCAGCAGCACGGGACCCTGCTTGGCGAACACCGCGACCCCCGTCGCGCCGCCCGCGTCCGTGCCAGGCGGGTCGAACCGCGTGACGACCATCCGGTCGGGCAGGCCCGGCAGCCCGCGGCGCGCCCCCGGCCCCGACACCGCGGCCACCCGCTGCCCCACACCGGTCGGGCCGTCCACCTCGACACGCGTCATCGGCACCCACGCACCGTGCCGTCGCGCGTCGGTCAGGGCGTCCCACGCGACGTCCGCGGGGACGGGCAGGGCGCGGGTCACGGCGGCGGTACCGGGTGCTGCGGCGGGGGTCACCCGTCGATCCTCGCGCGGGGTAGCGTCGTGCGCATGCAGACGCGCGCGCTGGGGCGGACAGGACGTCAGGTCGGGGTCGTGGGGCTGGGCTGCTGGCAGCTCGGCGGGGACTGGGGAGTCGTCGCGGACGACACCGCCCACACGGTCCTGGAGGCCGCGGTCGGCGCGGGCGTGACGTTCCTCGACACCGCCGACGTCTACGGCGACGGACGCTCCGAGCGGACCATCGGCGCGTTCCTCGCGTCTCGTCCCGACGTCGCCGAGCGCGTCACCGTCGCGACCAAGATGGGCCGCCGCGCGGACCCGCACGAGCCGGGCGCGTACACGTACGACGCGTTCTGCCGGTGGACCGACCGCAGCCGCGAGAACCTGCGCACCGACACGCTCGACCTGGTCCAGCTGCACTGCCCCCCGACCGCGGTGCTCAGCACGGACGCCGTCTTCGACGCGCTCGACCGGATCGTCGAGGACGGCCGCGCCGCCGCGTACGGGGTCTCGGTGGAGACGGTCGACGAGGCGCTCGCCGCCATCGCCCGCCCGCACGTCGCGAGCGTCCAGATCATCCTCAACGTGTTCCGACGCAAGCCGCTGGAGCAGGTGCTCCCCGCGGCCGCCGAGGCCGGCGTCGGCATCATCGCGCGCGTGCCGCTCGCGTCGGGTCTGCTGTCCGGCAAGTACGACGAGCACACCCGGTTCGCGTCGGACGACCACCGCAGCTACAACCGCCAGGGCGAGGCGTTCGACGTCGGCGAGACGTTCTCGGGCGTCCCGTACGACGTCGGCGTGGCCGCGGCGCAGGACGTCGCGGCGCTGACCCCGTCGGGCATGACGACCGCGCAGCTCGCCCTCAAGTGGATCGTGCAGCAGCCCGGTGTGTCCGTCGTGATCCCCGGGGCGCGCACGCCCGCGCAGGCGCAGGCCAACGCGGCCACCGACGCCTTCCCCGACCTCCCGCCGGCCACGCTGACGGCCCTCGAGCAGCTCTACGACACCCAGATCCGCCAGCACGTCCACACCCGCTGGTGACCTGACCGCCCCGTCCCAGCCGTCGAGTGCGGGGGAAACGCCACGAGTGCGGGGGTTGTTTCCCCCGCACTCGTGCTGTTTCCCCCGCACTCGACGGGGTGGGGTCCGGGGATGGTCGGGCCTGCTACGTCAGCGGCGGCGGCCCAGGAGGCGGCGTCGGCCGCGGGCGTCGTCCGGTGCCGCGTCGCCGGGGACCGGTGGCAGGGTGCGGGCGTCGGCGGGGCCGACGTCGATGACGCGCGGGAACGTCTCCGGCGGCGGGCCGAACGCGAGCCGCGCGCCCTTGACGACTGTCCCACCGAGGGCGCGTCCGCCCGCGACGCCGACTGCCGCGCCGATGCCGTAGGGCGCGAGGCGTCCCAGCGCGACGCCACCGAACCGGGCGGCCTGCGTGCGCACCAGCTTGCGGGTGAGCTGGTTGTTGACCTTCTTGACCGTGCCCATGGGCATGCGCGTGAGCAGGAGCTTGCCGACCCGGATCGTCGTGAGCTCGGTGACGTCGCCGACGACCTTCGCGCCGGACTCGCCCAGCAGCGTCGCGAGCAGCAGCGCCTTGCGGCGCTCGGTGTCGGCGACCTCGATGCCGTGCACCGACGCCACGGCCAGCGAGAACGCCGCCGACGCGCCGAAGAACGTCGCCACGTCGCTGAGGGTCAGCGCGGTGGCCAGACCCGTCCCGACGATGGGTGCGGCCGCCGCGGCACCCACCGCGCCGCCCGTGCCCGCCACGACCAGCAGGTACTCCTTCTCCAGGAGGCGGATGATCTCGTCCGGCCCCGCACCGGGGTTGCGGCGCTTCACGCCCTCGACGTGCGCGTGGATCGTCGCGGACGGGATCGTCACCGCCTTCTCGAGGGCGGCCTGCACCAGGCGCGGCACGTCAGCGCTCCCCGGCGACGGTGAGCGTGGTCGTCGCGCCGTGCTCGAGCGTCCGGCCCACCGTGCAGTGCTCGTCGACGGACCGGTGCACGACCGTCAGCAGGCGGTCCCGCGCGGCGTCGTCGAGGCTCGTCAGGTCGACCTCCATCACCTCGGCGAGAGCCGGGTACCGGTCCTCCGTGGGGTGGGACAGCCCGCCGACGCGGATCGTCACCTGCACGTCGTCGCCGAGGCGGCGGGCGAGCGCGGCGTCGGACGACAGGCCCGAGCACGCGCCGAGCGCGATCTTCAGCAGCTCGCCCGGGGTGAAGGCGTCGGGGTCCCCGAGGGAGCCGATCCGCACCTCCCCGCCGCGTGAGCTGCGGCCCACGTACTGGCGTGTCCCGGTGCGCTCGAGCCACAGCAGGGTGTCGTCCGCGTTGGCCATCGGGTCCTCGGCGAGGACGCGCGCGTCCTGGTCGGCTGTCATGCGCCCGATCTTCGCACGCACCTTCGACGCGCGCCCCGCGGGCGTCTCACGCGATG encodes the following:
- a CDS encoding aldo/keto reductase yields the protein MQTRALGRTGRQVGVVGLGCWQLGGDWGVVADDTAHTVLEAAVGAGVTFLDTADVYGDGRSERTIGAFLASRPDVAERVTVATKMGRRADPHEPGAYTYDAFCRWTDRSRENLRTDTLDLVQLHCPPTAVLSTDAVFDALDRIVEDGRAAAYGVSVETVDEALAAIARPHVASVQIILNVFRRKPLEQVLPAAAEAGVGIIARVPLASGLLSGKYDEHTRFASDDHRSYNRQGEAFDVGETFSGVPYDVGVAAAQDVAALTPSGMTTAQLALKWIVQQPGVSVVIPGARTPAQAQANAATDAFPDLPPATLTALEQLYDTQIRQHVHTRW
- a CDS encoding SRPBCC family protein, translated to MTPAAAPGTAAVTRALPVPADVAWDALTDARRHGAWVPMTRVEVDGPTGVGQRVAAVSGPGARRGLPGLPDRMVVTRFDPPGTDAGGATGVAVFAKQGPVLLGEATVVVVPTGPSTCRVTWTEHVPLAGPLPRELTARVTAPLLGAMLRVVLRRAARDLTSAERPSD
- a CDS encoding OsmC family protein, which produces MTADQDARVLAEDPMANADDTLLWLERTGTRQYVGRSSRGGEVRIGSLGDPDAFTPGELLKIALGACSGLSSDAALARRLGDDVQVTIRVGGLSHPTEDRYPALAEVMEVDLTSLDDAARDRLLTVVHRSVDEHCTVGRTLEHGATTTLTVAGER
- the ddaH gene encoding dimethylargininase — translated: MTTHAPGATPRHYLMCEPTHFTVSYEINPWMDPTRATDTGLAVQQWRTLRDTYLDLGHTVDTIEPVPGLPDMVYAANGATVVGGMVYSARFRYPQRQAEGPAYQKWFADRGYVTHTAASTNEGEGDMLVVGDLVLAGTGFRTERSAHAEAQELFGRPVISLELVDPRYYHLDTALAVLSSDAAAPQIAYYPPAFSPGSRCVLAQLFPDAILADDDDAAALGLNAVSDGQHVVVAPRAVHLADALRDRGFTPLPVDTSELLKGGGGAKCCTLEIRV